GATGGTTACGCGACCCGAGCACAAGAAGACTGTCGTTCCAGTTGAGACAGTTGTGCCTCAGGAAGCTACCCCTGAACCTGAACCCGTTCCAGTAGCTGCGCCGGTACCTGAACCCGTTCCAGTAGCTGCGCCGGTACCTGAACCTGCTCCTGCCTCTGCACCTGAACCTGCTCCTGCTCCTGCCTCTGCACCTGAACCTGCTCCTGCACCTGAGGCGTAGGGATGAACGACCTCAACCAGGTTGTCCTCACAGGCAGGATTACCAGGGATCCGGACATCCGGTACACGCCGTCGGGCAAGAAGACGGCTCGTGTTTCAATTGTTGTGAACCGGAGCTGGAACGCGTCCAAAGACCCGTCTGTCCGTGACTGGAAGGAAGAAGCCTTCTTCGTTGACGTCAACGCATGGACCTTCGTCGCCGACAAGATCGAGAAGTCAGCTGAGAAGGGCCTGCGCGTTCTCGTGACAGGACGCCTGTCCATTAGAGACTACACCGCCAACGATGGAACCAAGAAGCGTGCCACCGAGATCGTGGCCACGACATTCGAGGTCATCGGTGTTCCGCAGAACCGTCAGAGTACTGGTGAGCCCGGTGAAGCCCCCGGCGAAGATGATCTTCTCAAGGACTTTGAAGTCCCCGAGGGATCGCTGCAGCAGGGCTCCGGCTCTGAAGACCACGACGTGCCATTCAACTGAGATGAAGGAGTAGACTATCATGCCAAATGCACCATTCAAGAAACCGAGCAAGACCGGCAAGAAGAAGTCGTTTTTCTTTCGCGCGCGTAAGAAGTTCTGCCCATTCTGTGCAGACAAGACTGATGATATCGACTACAAGGATGCTTCACGGCTGCGCCGTTTTGTGAGCGACAAGGGCAAGATCCTTCCTCGCCGGGCGACAGGCGTGTGTGCCAAGCACCAGCGTGCCCTTGCGGGCGCCGTCAAGAGAGCTCGCGTCATGGCTCTCCTGCCATTCGTGAATCGTTAGGTCAACACCAACTATGGACAGGAAGGTAATTCTGCTCGCCGACGTCAAGGGCGTTGGCCACAAGAATGACGTGGTCAGCGTTTCTGTGGGCTATGCTGCCAATTACCTCCTTCCCCAGCGTCTGGCCGTCGACGCAACACCCGAGAGAGTTGCCACCCTCAGCAAACACAAGATGGCAGTGTCTCAGGAAAAGGATGTTGTGCTTGCGCGGGCCCAGGACTTGGCGGCGAAACTCACAGGTCAGTCGGTTACCGTTCGCGCCAAAGCGACGCCGCAGGGAAGACTGTATGGCGCCATCACTCCGGATGAAATCGCCGCGGCCATTGGCAGTCAACTCGGTGTCGCCGTGGAGAAGAGAACCGTGAGCACCGATGAACCCATTAAAGCACTTGGCGTGTATGCGATTGCCCTGAAGTTGAGTCCCCAGGTCACTGCCCTCGTCTCCGTCACCGTCACGGAAGCTGTCTGAGGATGCCTGACCGAAGCGATGCCCAGATAAACGAAGCCCGCCCACGAGCTGGGCAGAACGAAACGGGTTCGAATCCGGGGAACGTTGTCCCGCCGTATGATATGGGAGCCGAGCAGTCGCTGCTCGGTTCCTTCATCGTCTCAAATCTCACCGTCGACGAGGTCATGGACTATCTCAAGCCTGACGACTTCTACTTCGATGAGCATGTTGCCATCTGTGACTCCATCTTTCGCCTCCGGGCGTCCAACAGGCCTGTCGACGTGGTCGTTCTGAGCAACGACATCAAGAGTCATGGCAACCTCG
This Coprothermobacter sp. DNA region includes the following protein-coding sequences:
- a CDS encoding single-stranded DNA-binding protein; translation: MNDLNQVVLTGRITRDPDIRYTPSGKKTARVSIVVNRSWNASKDPSVRDWKEEAFFVDVNAWTFVADKIEKSAEKGLRVLVTGRLSIRDYTANDGTKKRATEIVATTFEVIGVPQNRQSTGEPGEAPGEDDLLKDFEVPEGSLQQGSGSEDHDVPFN
- the rpsR gene encoding 30S ribosomal protein S18, which codes for MPNAPFKKPSKTGKKKSFFFRARKKFCPFCADKTDDIDYKDASRLRRFVSDKGKILPRRATGVCAKHQRALAGAVKRARVMALLPFVNR
- the rplI gene encoding 50S ribosomal protein L9 codes for the protein MDRKVILLADVKGVGHKNDVVSVSVGYAANYLLPQRLAVDATPERVATLSKHKMAVSQEKDVVLARAQDLAAKLTGQSVTVRAKATPQGRLYGAITPDEIAAAIGSQLGVAVEKRTVSTDEPIKALGVYAIALKLSPQVTALVSVTVTEAV